The following coding sequences are from one Bacteroidales bacterium window:
- a CDS encoding MMPL family transporter, which yields MYKIINFILRYRLTVLITFSILTIFLAYRGVWVPMSYEYAQMLPQSDSESITYQEFKKQFEEDGAIFFIGFKDSAIFRLNHYNEFSKLKDSIRKIEGVKLVLSFQDILLLKKDTISKKFFLKKLFSDSLSQEKIDSLFKVMKSLLFYKDFLFTDSHAYVLLIYISNEFLNSIKRNEILSRIEKYCQLFSDKTGVTLHFSGMPYIRTMITELAKIDIKRFTIWAFLLVMILLLIFFRSIRITVISLIIVLAGVAWTLGLMDILGFKITILSGVLPVIIIIIGIENAVYLIIRYHQEVTCHKNQALALVNVLKRTGLAIFLANLTTAIGFGSFMVAPSVLFREFGLIAFTSILSIFLLTIVLIPVLFSYFPLPLPRHMHHLSFKWRNKFEDFILRVIEERKKIIYLSFSVIGLISVVGIFLIQNRSSMLDDVPQDHRMLKDFVFFEENFSGVLPMEITIDTKKKKGIFSLSTLRRIDSLQSYISSFQGVSRPISVVDVVKYAKQAFYQGDSSMYELPNDYEKGFILSYLPNLNNKKENNTHIIKSFIDSSYQIVRISFRLKNLTTPQIKAIKDSIAGKMKQLFPEEKYTCRITGASVVFEKGTRYLVDNLFYSVVLTIIVITILMFFLFRDYRLILIIMIANIFPLVFTAGFMGYTGIPLKPSTIIIYSIALGIAIDSAIQLLSRFRQHLRSHLYDMKTSLKNALRETSPGMIYSGIVLMSGFFIFVFSFFGGTRILGYLVTVTLLMAILSNLMLLPSLILSYEKYISRKAIEDSMLELEENE from the coding sequence GTGTATAAAATTATAAATTTTATTCTACGATATAGGTTGACCGTACTTATAACTTTTTCTATACTTACTATTTTTTTAGCTTACAGGGGGGTGTGGGTGCCTATGTCATATGAATACGCTCAAATGTTGCCTCAGAGTGATAGTGAGAGTATAACTTATCAGGAATTCAAAAAGCAGTTTGAAGAAGATGGTGCTATTTTTTTTATTGGCTTCAAAGACTCGGCCATTTTTCGACTTAACCATTACAATGAATTTTCAAAACTTAAAGATAGTATCAGAAAGATTGAAGGTGTTAAACTTGTTCTAAGTTTTCAAGATATCTTATTGCTGAAAAAAGATACAATATCGAAAAAGTTTTTTCTTAAAAAGCTTTTTTCTGATTCATTAAGTCAGGAAAAAATCGATTCCCTTTTTAAAGTAATGAAATCTCTTTTGTTTTACAAAGACTTTCTTTTTACCGATAGTCATGCTTATGTGTTGCTCATATATATCAGTAATGAATTCTTGAATTCGATCAAAAGAAATGAAATTCTATCTAGAATTGAAAAATATTGTCAGCTTTTTTCTGATAAGACGGGAGTTACATTGCATTTTTCCGGAATGCCGTACATCCGCACGATGATTACGGAGCTAGCTAAAATTGATATCAAAAGATTTACGATATGGGCTTTTTTGCTTGTCATGATTTTGTTGCTCATATTTTTCCGTTCGATTCGTATTACAGTAATTTCACTGATAATAGTACTGGCAGGTGTGGCATGGACACTAGGTTTGATGGATATTCTAGGCTTTAAAATTACCATCTTATCTGGTGTTTTGCCTGTTATTATTATTATCATAGGTATAGAAAATGCTGTTTATCTCATCATTCGATATCATCAGGAGGTTACGTGTCACAAAAATCAGGCTCTTGCTTTGGTTAATGTTTTGAAACGAACCGGACTTGCTATTTTTCTTGCCAATTTGACTACAGCCATTGGGTTTGGTTCCTTTATGGTAGCTCCGAGTGTGTTATTTAGAGAATTTGGTCTTATTGCTTTTACTTCTATTTTGTCTATTTTTCTTCTGACCATAGTACTAATCCCTGTTCTTTTCAGTTATTTTCCGCTTCCTTTACCTCGTCACATGCACCATTTATCTTTTAAGTGGCGTAACAAATTCGAGGATTTTATTCTTCGTGTGATAGAAGAAAGGAAAAAAATTATATATTTATCTTTTTCCGTAATTGGTTTAATCAGTGTGGTAGGCATTTTTCTCATTCAAAACCGAAGTAGCATGCTAGATGATGTTCCACAAGATCATAGAATGCTTAAAGATTTTGTTTTCTTCGAAGAAAACTTTTCTGGTGTTTTACCTATGGAGATTACTATTGATACGAAAAAGAAGAAAGGTATATTTAGTCTTTCAACTCTGAGAAGAATCGATTCATTGCAATCTTATATTTCTTCATTTCAAGGTGTTTCAAGACCTATTTCAGTAGTTGATGTGGTAAAGTACGCCAAACAAGCTTTTTACCAGGGTGACTCCTCGATGTATGAATTACCTAATGACTATGAAAAAGGTTTTATTTTATCTTATCTTCCCAACTTAAATAATAAAAAAGAGAACAATACCCATATCATTAAATCTTTTATAGATTCATCTTATCAGATTGTGCGAATTAGTTTTAGATTAAAAAATCTTACTACACCACAAATCAAGGCAATTAAGGACTCTATTGCCGGAAAAATGAAGCAACTATTTCCTGAAGAAAAGTATACATGCAGAATAACAGGTGCATCGGTGGTGTTTGAAAAAGGAACTCGCTATTTGGTTGATAATTTGTTTTACAGTGTTGTTCTAACCATCATAGTTATTACCATTTTAATGTTTTTCCTTTTTAGGGATTATCGCTTGATCTTAATCATCATGATAGCCAATATCTTCCCTCTTGTTTTTACAGCTGGCTTTATGGGTTATACTGGAATACCACTTAAGCCATCTACTATCATTATATATAGTATTGCTCTAGGTATTGCTATCGATTCAGCTATTCAATTATTATCAAGATTTAGGCAGCATCTTCGTTCACATTTATATGATATGAAAACATCTCTTAAGAATGCTTTGCGTGAAACATCTCCTGGGATGATATATTCAGGTATTGTTTTGATGAGTGGTTTTTTCATTTTTGTTTTTTCTTTTTTTGGGGGAACAAGAATTTTAGGCTATCTTGTTACGGTGACGTTGCTTATGGCTATTCTTTCTAATTTGATGTTATTGCCTTCACTCATTTTGTCATATGAAAAATATATTTCCCGAAAAGCCATAGAAGATTCTATGCTTGAATTAGAAGAAAATGAATAA
- a CDS encoding DUF1343 domain-containing protein has product MRKKNQNIIVFWIVCVNLSFTYIVNCQQTCLLTGADQTYLYFPLLQGKKVAVVANQTSFIGSTPLVDSLIRSNIRICKILTPEHGFWGIIPDGKPIADSTYRNIPVISLYGEKKKPTSADLKDVNIVLYDIQDVGVRFYTYISTLYYIMESCLENNIPLVILDRPNPNGFYVDGFVLKPQFKSFIGMLPIPIVYGLTPGELAWMINEERWLSAGKKIQLTVIPCKGYDHNTRYVPPIKPSPNLTSIDAIYLYPTVGLLEGTTMSVGRGTLRPFELIGHPALQGDTSFTPIPIAGMSDNPPYAHLICHGFNLKHLAQLLKTTPHIHIELIIQLYQSFKEMGKEKEFFKPAMFDKLAGTDELRKLIISGKNANEIRSRWKEEVEAFKAIRKKYLLYPDFEN; this is encoded by the coding sequence ATGAGAAAAAAAAACCAAAATATTATAGTTTTCTGGATAGTATGTGTCAATTTATCTTTTACTTACATTGTTAATTGCCAGCAAACCTGTCTTCTGACAGGTGCAGACCAAACATATCTTTATTTTCCTCTACTTCAAGGTAAAAAAGTTGCTGTTGTTGCCAATCAAACATCTTTCATCGGAAGTACACCTCTCGTTGATAGCTTAATACGTTCCAATATCAGGATCTGCAAAATATTGACCCCCGAACATGGTTTTTGGGGTATCATCCCCGATGGGAAACCCATCGCAGATTCTACTTATCGCAATATACCTGTGATTTCTCTATATGGTGAAAAAAAGAAACCCACGTCTGCTGACTTAAAAGATGTAAATATCGTGCTTTATGACATTCAAGACGTAGGTGTCCGTTTTTATACCTATATTTCAACTTTATATTACATTATGGAATCTTGCTTAGAAAACAATATACCTCTTGTTATTCTTGATCGTCCTAATCCTAATGGGTTTTATGTAGATGGATTTGTTTTAAAACCTCAGTTCAAAAGCTTCATCGGCATGTTACCCATCCCTATCGTATACGGTTTAACACCCGGAGAACTTGCATGGATGATCAACGAAGAAAGATGGCTTAGTGCGGGGAAAAAAATACAATTAACGGTGATTCCCTGCAAAGGCTACGATCACAACACAAGATATGTACCACCCATTAAACCATCTCCTAACTTAACTTCCATCGATGCTATCTACCTTTATCCTACCGTTGGATTACTTGAAGGAACTACCATGAGTGTGGGAAGGGGAACTCTTAGACCATTTGAGCTTATCGGTCACCCAGCTTTGCAAGGAGATACTTCATTTACACCTATCCCTATTGCTGGCATGAGTGACAACCCGCCTTATGCTCATCTCATTTGTCACGGTTTTAATTTAAAACATCTTGCTCAGTTACTAAAAACTACTCCTCACATTCACATCGAACTAATTATTCAATTATATCAATCATTCAAAGAAATGGGAAAAGAAAAAGAATTTTTCAAACCAGCCATGTTCGACAAACTTGCTGGTACAGACGAACTACGTAAGCTCATTATCTCGGGAAAAAATGCCAACGAGATTCGCTCAAGATGGAAGGAAGAAGTAGAAGCTTTCAAAGCAATTCGTAAAAAATATCTACTTTATCCGGATTTTGAAAATTAA
- the murA gene encoding UDP-N-acetylglucosamine 1-carboxyvinyltransferase — protein sequence MSRFVIEGGYHLEGTFQPRGAKNEALQVLCATLLTDEDVIIHNLPDILDVKNLIRILELLGVEVEPLSNKGSYRFNARNVTVEKFQSLLCEKKISLLRGSILIAGPLLARFGLAIINKPGGDKIGRRRLDTHIHGFIKLGANVEVDNYKNVITFRSDRLRGTYILLEEASVTGTANLIMASVLAEGTTTIYNAACEPYIQQLCKMLVNMGAKIHGIGSNLLTIHGVSSLHGTDHTLLPDMIEVGSFIGLAAMTQSNLILKNVCLPQLGQIPDVFKKLGIKILMQGDDIVVPYQDVYEIQTPYDGSILTISDAPWPGFTPDLLSVVLVVASQARGSVMVHQKMFESRLFFVDNLIEMGAKIILCDPHRATVIGLERKYPLRGIEMSSPDIRAGISMLIAALSARGKSIIHNVHQIDRGYERIELVLQQLGAKIKREEEY from the coding sequence ATGTCCCGATTTGTTATTGAGGGAGGATACCATTTAGAAGGAACATTTCAACCTCGCGGTGCAAAAAATGAAGCTCTTCAAGTTTTATGTGCCACATTGCTTACGGATGAAGATGTGATCATTCATAATTTACCAGATATTCTCGACGTAAAGAACTTAATTCGAATTCTTGAATTATTAGGAGTGGAAGTGGAGCCATTATCAAATAAAGGTTCTTATCGATTTAACGCGAGAAATGTTACTGTTGAAAAATTTCAGTCTTTACTTTGTGAAAAAAAAATTTCTCTTTTGCGCGGAAGTATTTTAATTGCTGGACCCCTTTTGGCTCGTTTTGGCTTAGCCATTATTAACAAACCTGGCGGTGATAAAATAGGCAGAAGAAGACTTGATACTCATATTCATGGTTTTATAAAGTTGGGGGCGAATGTAGAAGTAGATAACTATAAAAATGTAATTACTTTCAGAAGTGATAGACTCAGGGGAACTTATATTTTACTGGAGGAAGCTTCGGTAACAGGTACGGCTAATTTGATTATGGCTTCTGTTTTAGCTGAAGGAACAACGACAATTTACAATGCTGCTTGTGAGCCATATATTCAGCAACTTTGTAAGATGTTGGTTAACATGGGAGCTAAAATTCATGGGATTGGTTCCAATTTGCTGACCATTCATGGAGTGTCATCTTTGCATGGAACTGATCATACCCTTTTGCCTGATATGATTGAAGTGGGGAGCTTTATTGGGTTGGCTGCCATGACTCAAAGTAATCTTATACTTAAAAATGTTTGTTTACCTCAATTAGGCCAAATACCTGATGTGTTTAAAAAACTCGGAATTAAAATTCTAATGCAAGGAGATGATATTGTGGTTCCGTATCAGGATGTTTATGAGATTCAGACCCCGTATGATGGTAGTATCCTTACGATTAGTGACGCCCCTTGGCCAGGATTTACACCCGATTTATTGAGTGTTGTACTCGTAGTTGCTTCTCAAGCTCGTGGAAGTGTAATGGTTCATCAAAAAATGTTTGAAAGCCGTTTATTTTTTGTTGATAATCTGATTGAGATGGGTGCCAAAATTATTTTATGCGATCCGCATCGTGCTACAGTCATAGGTCTGGAAAGAAAATATCCGCTGCGAGGAATAGAAATGTCTTCACCTGATATTCGAGCAGGTATTTCAATGCTCATTGCTGCTCTTTCTGCTCGTGGAAAAAGCATCATTCATAATGTTCATCAAATTGATCGAGGTTACGAGCGTATTGAATTGGTTCTACAACAATTGGGAGCAAAAATTAAAAGAGAAGAAGAATACTAG
- a CDS encoding DUF4290 domain-containing protein has protein sequence MRYNTQLEKIRMTEYGRYIQQVIEYLPKIEDKKVRSKIATEIVQVMAIITRVHLRDNPEIKQKLMDHLHIISGFMLDIDSPFPKPTPPEEIKPHPLSYSNPEIIKYKYHGKYIQTLIKRIAEMEDGLEKNELIKLTVILMKKFYYAWNKEHAKDSVIIEQMRELSNGKIILTTEQIEQIQESYRQSKEARNSYSSNGKKKKQLLMYNKTRR, from the coding sequence ATGCGATACAACACTCAGCTTGAAAAAATACGAATGACTGAATACGGTCGGTATATCCAGCAAGTAATTGAATATTTACCCAAAATTGAGGACAAAAAAGTGAGAAGCAAAATTGCTACTGAAATTGTCCAAGTAATGGCTATTATTACTCGAGTGCATCTGCGGGATAATCCAGAAATTAAGCAAAAACTTATGGATCATCTCCATATCATTTCCGGATTTATGCTGGATATTGATTCGCCTTTTCCAAAACCAACACCTCCTGAGGAAATAAAACCTCATCCGCTTTCTTATTCAAATCCCGAAATTATTAAATATAAATATCACGGAAAGTACATTCAAACTCTTATCAAACGAATAGCGGAAATGGAAGATGGTCTAGAGAAAAATGAACTTATTAAACTTACGGTAATTTTGATGAAAAAATTTTATTATGCTTGGAACAAAGAACATGCTAAAGATTCGGTAATTATCGAACAAATGAGAGAACTTTCAAATGGGAAAATTATTCTAACAACAGAGCAAATAGAGCAAATACAAGAATCCTATAGGCAAAGTAAGGAAGCAAGAAACTCTTATTCAAGCAATGGAAAAAAGAAAAAGCAACTATTGATGTATAATAAAACAAGAAGATAG
- a CDS encoding UvrD-helicase domain-containing protein, protein MTSFLKDLTPEQYEAVTHGDGPLIVIAGAGSGKTRVLTYRVAYLISQGVRPDQIMALTFTNKAAEEMKQRIRQLVSSQNALQLWAGTFHSVFLRILRVEHKIIDFDKNFTIYDRDDSLQKIRKIIKELNLDNTVYKPSRILERISMAKTNLISYIDYFNHPTFSEQDRWEKIPETGTIYQIYQQQMRTSHAMDFDDILYFTYLLLKNHPEVRKKYGNKFRYILVDEYQDTNVLQYEILKLLTDYHKNICVVGDDAQSIYSFRGANIQNIFDFQKDFPGFTLVKLQQNFRSTKVILEAANHLIKQNRQQIPKNLWTIKEEGRPISLLQGLNEEDEAEKVVSHLFHYKMSYQRKHSDFAILYRTNAQSRAFEIALRKSNIPYKIYGSLSFYNRKEIKDLLAYFRVVINTDDEEALLRIINYPLRGIGETTIEKLVHFAREEKTSVWNILKKVEEKNFNAGTIDRLKKFVKLIETFRTLQFSSLYDLAYYIYEKSGMKEDIENLSKNEKVASIENIEELLNSISGFEQKFIFENNHAPTLLDYLSSVSLLTTSEMAPGEEEHDHVKLMTVHTAKGLEFPVVFVTGLEENLFPHYYGLENEPNKIEEERRLFYVALTRAQEKLFLSFARTRSIQGEIKIRKPSPFLEEIPLELFEKVNKYFSPADTTATLPNPKKNGQFQTPLYHIHPEEIPPADNVMPGMKVLHSHYGEGYVESTEGEGENKRAVVAFESAGKRVLLLKFAKLKIIS, encoded by the coding sequence ATGACTAGTTTTCTTAAAGATTTAACCCCCGAGCAGTACGAAGCTGTCACACATGGAGATGGTCCCTTGATTGTCATTGCTGGTGCTGGAAGTGGCAAAACTCGTGTACTTACTTATCGTGTTGCATATCTTATTTCACAGGGAGTTCGACCTGACCAAATCATGGCTTTGACTTTTACCAATAAAGCAGCTGAAGAAATGAAACAAAGAATTCGTCAACTTGTGTCATCTCAAAATGCTTTACAACTATGGGCTGGAACTTTTCATTCCGTTTTTTTACGCATACTACGGGTCGAACATAAAATAATAGATTTTGATAAAAATTTTACCATTTATGACCGAGACGATAGCCTTCAAAAAATAAGGAAAATCATCAAAGAACTTAATTTAGACAACACTGTCTATAAGCCGTCAAGAATCTTAGAACGTATTTCTATGGCTAAAACTAACCTTATCAGCTACATAGACTATTTTAACCATCCGACTTTTTCTGAGCAAGATCGATGGGAAAAAATCCCCGAGACAGGTACTATCTATCAAATATATCAGCAGCAAATGAGAACATCTCATGCAATGGATTTTGATGATATCCTCTATTTCACATATTTACTTCTCAAGAACCATCCTGAAGTTCGGAAAAAATATGGTAATAAATTTAGATATATCCTCGTCGATGAATATCAAGATACTAACGTATTGCAGTATGAAATCTTGAAATTGCTTACAGATTATCATAAAAATATTTGTGTGGTTGGTGATGATGCACAAAGCATTTACAGTTTTCGAGGTGCGAATATTCAAAACATATTCGATTTTCAGAAGGATTTTCCGGGATTTACACTAGTAAAACTTCAGCAGAATTTTCGTTCTACTAAAGTTATTCTTGAGGCAGCTAATCATCTTATTAAGCAAAATAGGCAGCAAATTCCCAAAAATCTATGGACAATTAAAGAAGAAGGGAGACCTATTTCTCTGTTACAGGGATTAAATGAAGAGGATGAGGCAGAAAAAGTGGTCAGTCATTTGTTTCACTATAAAATGTCTTATCAGCGAAAACATAGCGATTTTGCAATATTATATCGAACCAATGCTCAAAGCCGTGCTTTTGAAATTGCCCTTCGCAAAAGCAACATCCCTTACAAAATATATGGTTCTTTATCATTCTACAATCGAAAAGAGATTAAGGATTTACTAGCATATTTTCGAGTTGTTATTAATACAGATGATGAAGAAGCTTTGCTAAGAATCATTAATTATCCTCTCCGTGGAATTGGAGAAACAACCATTGAGAAACTGGTTCATTTTGCTCGAGAGGAAAAAACAAGTGTGTGGAATATATTGAAAAAAGTCGAAGAAAAGAATTTTAATGCTGGCACTATTGATAGATTAAAAAAGTTTGTAAAATTGATAGAAACCTTTCGTACACTTCAATTTTCATCGTTGTACGACTTGGCTTACTATATTTATGAGAAAAGTGGAATGAAGGAAGATATCGAGAATCTTAGCAAAAATGAAAAAGTAGCAAGCATTGAAAATATTGAAGAGTTGTTAAACAGTATCAGTGGCTTTGAGCAGAAATTTATTTTTGAAAACAATCATGCTCCTACTTTGCTTGATTATTTGTCCTCAGTTTCATTGTTGACTACAAGTGAAATGGCTCCAGGTGAAGAAGAGCATGATCATGTAAAACTCATGACCGTACACACTGCTAAGGGACTTGAGTTTCCTGTGGTTTTCGTAACGGGACTAGAAGAAAATCTATTTCCTCATTATTATGGTTTGGAAAATGAACCAAACAAGATTGAAGAGGAAAGAAGGTTATTTTATGTTGCTCTGACCCGTGCTCAAGAAAAACTTTTTCTTTCCTTTGCTCGAACACGATCGATTCAGGGAGAAATTAAAATAAGAAAACCTAGTCCTTTTTTAGAAGAGATCCCACTAGAGCTTTTTGAAAAGGTCAATAAGTATTTTTCGCCAGCTGACACAACTGCAACATTACCGAATCCTAAAAAAAATGGACAATTTCAAACACCTCTTTATCATATTCATCCAGAAGAAATACCACCTGCTGACAATGTCATGCCTGGTATGAAAGTTTTGCATTCTCACTATGGCGAAGGATATGTGGAAAGTACGGAAGGTGAAGGGGAAAACAAGAGAGCTGTCGTAGCATTTGAGTCGGCTGGGAAAAGGGTACTTTTATTAAAATTCGCCAAACTTAAAATAATTTCATAA